In the Lascolabacillus massiliensis genome, one interval contains:
- a CDS encoding YciE/YciF ferroxidase family protein, with protein MATKKDENKSKSTKSSTKAQLNKEDEGKLKEFLTDSLKDIYYAEGEILKGLKKMEAAATSGDLKKGINKHYTQTQTQVKRLEEVFKLLGEKPEKKKCDAIDGILKEGESVLEDTEKGTMVRDVAIIIASQKVEHYEIATYGSLAALAKTLGLYEAANVLEETLLEEKSTDLSLTDLAVTAVNKEAKAE; from the coding sequence ATGGCAACAAAAAAAGATGAGAATAAGAGTAAATCGACGAAGAGCAGCACAAAGGCGCAGTTGAACAAAGAGGATGAGGGTAAACTCAAGGAGTTTCTGACAGATTCTTTAAAAGATATATATTACGCTGAGGGAGAGATTCTGAAGGGTCTTAAAAAGATGGAGGCTGCTGCAACATCGGGAGATCTTAAAAAAGGTATCAATAAACATTATACTCAGACGCAGACTCAGGTTAAGCGACTTGAAGAGGTTTTCAAGCTGCTGGGTGAGAAGCCTGAAAAGAAAAAATGTGATGCTATTGATGGTATCCTGAAAGAGGGTGAAAGTGTTCTGGAGGATACCGAAAAAGGAACAATGGTGAGGGATGTGGCTATAATAATTGCTTCTCAGAAGGTGGAGCATTATGAGATAGCAACATATGGAAGTTTGGCTGCTCTGGCAAAGACGTTGGGACTGTATGAGGCAGCTAACGTTCTTGAGGAGACTTTGCTTGAAGAGAAATCTACTGATTTGTCTCTTACTGATCTGGCAGTGACGGCTGTAAATAAAGAGGCGAAAGCTGAGTAG
- a CDS encoding SDR family oxidoreductase: MKTKQPEKIRPKQEQRRPGTEKRMKPEPESTPLDNYKKLDGKVALITGGDSGIGKATALLFASHGADIAIAYLSETEDAESTKKEIEQAGRECLLIKGDLSREANCKKAVDRTIAKFSKLDILINNAALHWESEKIEDITTEQLERTFYTNVFSYFWVTKYAMPHLKKGSVIVNTASVTAYRGSSKLIDYSATKGAIISFTRSLAQNLAPKHIRVNAVAPGPIWTPLIASSFDKKRVSEFGSDTPFGRAGEPNEVATCFLFLASEDSSYMSGQCLHPNGGEIING, translated from the coding sequence ATGAAGACAAAACAGCCTGAGAAAATAAGACCAAAACAGGAGCAGAGACGTCCCGGTACGGAGAAACGGATGAAGCCTGAGCCGGAATCGACTCCACTGGACAATTATAAAAAGCTGGATGGGAAGGTGGCTTTGATTACGGGTGGTGATAGCGGTATAGGTAAGGCTACTGCACTGCTTTTTGCTTCTCATGGAGCGGATATTGCAATTGCATATCTGAGCGAGACTGAGGATGCTGAATCAACGAAAAAAGAGATTGAACAAGCAGGCAGGGAGTGTTTGCTTATCAAGGGTGATTTATCAAGAGAGGCCAACTGTAAAAAAGCTGTGGATAGAACTATTGCTAAATTCTCTAAGTTAGATATCCTTATAAATAATGCTGCGCTGCATTGGGAGTCGGAGAAAATAGAGGATATAACGACCGAACAGCTTGAACGCACTTTCTATACGAATGTGTTTTCCTATTTTTGGGTAACTAAATATGCTATGCCTCATTTGAAAAAGGGGAGTGTTATTGTAAATACGGCATCAGTGACTGCCTACAGAGGTAGCTCCAAGTTAATTGATTACTCGGCAACTAAAGGTGCAATAATTAGTTTTACAAGGAGTCTGGCTCAGAACCTGGCTCCTAAACATATTCGTGTTAATGCTGTAGCACCCGGACCAATCTGGACTCCGCTTATTGCATCCTCTTTCGATAAGAAAAGGGTTTCGGAATTTGGTAGTGATACTCCTTTTGGAAGAGCGGGTGAACCTAATGAGGTGGCAACATGCTTTCTGTTTCTTGCATCTGAAGATTCAAGCTATATGAGCGGGCAATGCCTGCATCCGAATGGTGGGGAGATAATTAATGGTTGA